The following proteins are encoded in a genomic region of Thalassophryne amazonica chromosome 5, fThaAma1.1, whole genome shotgun sequence:
- the areg gene encoding amphiregulin, producing MNTLIPTCLLCFVVCSTQGSEASLSVELSTVTGGPASDEALEILSNNDDELDVDEELSGGSNTTSTLHESYISKDEAKKRKGKSRKKNKQKSKSTTASNPKHTFNTSGFTSAVSTGDDPCTSTHLGYCIHGYCKYMEGLQEPVCICMKGYDGERCGIQTLETNKGKDEQHNNAELVQTVLVIIAVVLSVISCTAILLMTCTHYRSQKNFLAAYLGTGTEQEKLQKPINDVTV from the exons ATGAACACGCTCATCCCCACCTGTCTCCTGTGCTTCG TTGTGTGCAGCACTCAGGGATCTGAGGCCTCACTCTCCGTTGAATTAAGCACAGTAACTGGTGGCCCAGCTTCTGATGAGGCCCttgagattttgtcaaacaatgATGACGAGCTGGATGTAGATGAAGAACTCTCAGGAGGATCCAATACAACTTCCACCCTTCATG AGTCTTACATCAGCAAAGATGAAGCGAAGAAAAGAAAAGGCAAAAGCAGGAAGAAGAACAAGCAAAAGAGCAAAAGCACCACTGCCTCCAACCCCAAGCACACGTTCAACACCAGCGGCTTCACGTCGGCTGTCAGCACCGGCGACGATCCCTGCACCTCCACTCACCTGGGCTACTGCATTCATGGATACTGCAAGTACATGGAAGGCCTGCAGGAGCCCGTGTGTAT CTGCATGAAGGGCTACGATGGCGAGCGCTGTGGGATCCAGACTCTGGAGACAAACAAGGGGAAGGACGAGCAACACAATAATGCTGAGCTGGTGCAGACAGTCTTAGTGATCATTGCTGTGGTCCTGTCAGTCATCAGCTGCACCGCCATCCTGCTCATGACCTGCACTCA TTACAGGTCACAAAAAAACTTCCTGGCAGCTTACCTGGGAACTGGGACGGAACAGGAGAAGCTCCAGAAACCCATCAATGACGTCACAGTGTGA